A region of the Curvibacter sp. AEP1-3 genome:
CTTCATCCTGCACGCGGCATTGCTGGATCAGGCTTGCGCCCATTGTCCAAAATTCCCCACTGCTGCCTCCCGTAGGAGTCTGGGCCGTGTCTCAGTCCCAGTGTGGCTGGTCGTCCTCTCAGACCAGCTACAGATCGTCGGCTTGGTGAGCCTTTACCTCACCAACTACCTAATCTGATATCGGCCGCTCCAATCGCGCGAGGTCTTGCGATCCCCCGCTTTCATCCATAGATCGTATGCGGTATTAGCGTAGCTTTCGCTACGTTATCCCCCACGACTGGGCACGTTCCGATATATTACTCACCCGTTCGCCACTCGCCACCAGGATTGCTCCCGTGCTGCCGTTCGACTTGCATGTGTAAGGCATGCCGCCAGCGTTCAATCTGAGCCAGGATCAAACTCTATAGTTCGATCTTGAATTTTTTCGCTCTTTCGAGCAACTCATAAAAACGGAATTGAAGTGAACTTCACTTCTATTCTCATGAGCGTTTAAAGTCTTGCGACTAGTTCCAAAAGAACTTGGCAATCACCTTCAAACGCCCACGCTTATCGGCTGTAAATTTTTAATGATCAGAAGCAGACTCCCATCTTCTTCTTGCCTTGCTGCGATCAGCGAAGCCTTAAATTATGACACACTTTTTAGTTCGCCGTCAAACTTAGCGAAGATTTCTTGCTTTTTTTAACGCCGCACGCAGCGTCAAGACTGGGCCGGAATCATAGCATCGAATCTTGAGGCATTCAAATGCGGTAACGATCACCGGCGCCTTTAAGCCGAGAGAGCACAGCAGCAGCAATATCCGTAAGCGGCAGAACCTCATCAGCAGCACCCGCCAAGATCGCCTCGCGCGGCATCCCAAACACAATGCAAGACGCCTCATCCTGCACATAGTTGTAACTGCCAGCGTCTTTCATTTCTTTCATTGCCCGAGCGCCATCATTCCCCATCCCAGTCAACATGATTCCAATAGCGTTGCGTCCTACGAATTTCGCAACTGATTGGAACAATACCTCGACAGAAGGACGATGCCGATTAACTAACTCAGCATCCTCAACAACGCAAACATAGTTAGCGCCGCTTCGGTCAATACGGAATTGCTTTCCGCCGGGGGCGATATAGGCATGGCCAGGTAGAACTCGCGTGCCGTTTGTAGCCTCCTGCACAGTGATCTGACAAAGGCTGTTTAGCCTAGCAGCGAAACTCGTCGTGAATCCTGGCGGCATATGCTGCGTAATAACTATGCCCGGCGAATCTGCAGGCATCTTTATCAGAACCTCTTTAATCGCCTCAGTACCGCCGGTAGACGCACCGACTGCAACCAATTTCTCCGTTGAGATTCGTCCAAGAGGCACCGGGACTGAAGCGGGAACCTCAAGACCATGCGACGAAGAGCCTGCACCTTGCGACTTAGGAGCGAAAGAGCGCTTGATGTGAGCCTTGGAAGCAATCCTGACTTTGTCAACGATGCTAACGGACAACTCCTTAATTCCATCAACTAAGCCAATCCGAGGCTTAGCAACAAAATCCACCGCGCCCAGCTCCAAGGCGCGCATCGTAACCTCGGCGCCACGCTCTGTAAGCGTTGAAATCATGACAACGGGCATGGGTCGCAGCCGCATCAGGCGCGAAAGAAACTCCAACCCGTCCATTTTGGGCATCTCGATATCAAGCGTAATGACATCGGGGTCTAACTCTCGAATCATTTCCCTAGCAATCAGAGGATCATTCGCGGCCCCAACGCACTCCATATCTGGCTGCTTATTGATTATTTCCGTTAAGAGACTCCGCACCAAAGCAGAATCGTCCACCACCACAACACGTATTTTCTTCATTGAAAATCAAAACAGATCAACAGATCCACCAGCATTAGATTTGGCTACAGTCGCTGCGTTACCTCTACGCTCTTCCACCACGAGCGTTTCAGGATGAGAGTGTGCAAGGCGCTTGACTAACGCTTTTCCACTTGTAGGAAAGAAACACACTTTTCGCGGATGGATATCCAAGACATCTTGGGAAACCACCGGAATACGCTCCGTCGACAAATAATCTAAAACAAACTTGGTGTTCCGTTCGCCCACGTTCATTGTCGTAAAACCAGCCATCACTTGACCGCCGCCAAAGACTTTGGCCTGCATCGTTTCCCTGCGCGCGCCAAGCTTCAACATTTCGTTGATAAGCAATTCCATCGCAAACGAGCCATATCGCCCAGACCCGTCCCCCCCCTCCCCATCCGGAAGCATGAAGTGATTCATTCCACCAATTCGAGCCTTCCCATCCCAAATACAAGCAGCAATGCAGGAGCCAAGAACCGTCATGATGACAATCTCTTCGTTCGAGACGAAATACTCTCCAGGAAGCACCTTCACAGCATCGTACTGAAAATGGTGATCTGCATAAAAAAAGGAGGCCTCCCCAGGCTTTCGGGGCTGGGCCTTAAGCTGATCTACTCTGGAAACACGCCCGTTCGCTAGGATTTTTGCACCTGCCGGAGCCGTTGGCTGACGAACCATCGAGCCGCCTATATTTGGAGTGTTCATGGCCATGGTTAGCGTAATCACAAAAAGAGGTTAAACACGCTCGTACACAGTTTTGCCCTTTAGGGCAAAAAGATCGCGTGAATCACTAAAGTTTTCGGCATGCCCTACAAAAAGCAAACCTCCCGGCTTCATAACTTTATGGATACGCTCGAGTACCTGCCTTTGTGTCGCTGCATCAAAATAAATCATGACATTGCGACAAAAAACGACATCAAAAAGGTCTCGGAACGGCCAATCGTTTTTGATCAAGTTAACCATCAAGAAATCGATTTTTTCTCGCAACTCTGGCTTCACACGAGCCATGCCAGCATTTCCAGCTTTACCCTTAAGGAAAAACCGCTGCAATCGGCCTTGATCAATCCCCTTTAGAGCATCAGCACGATAGACCCCTTGCGCCGCAGCGTGCAAAACTTTCGAGTCGATATCGCTGGCTGCCAATGAAAAATTCTTCGTACTACCCAGTGCCTCTACAGCCGTCATTGCTATGGAATATGGCTCTTCCCCTGTGGAAGCAGCGCTACACCAAATTTTGCATTCGCCTGTGAATTTGTCTGACTTCAAGTAGTCACTCAGGATTTGAAAGTGATGTCCTTCTCTAAAGAATGAGGTCAAGTTCGTTGTGAGCGCGTTTACAAACTCTTGCCACTCTGGACCATCAGTTGATTCAAGCCAGCGGAGATAGTCCTTAAAACTTTGGTGCCCCGTCTCTCTAAGCCGTCTGGATAACCGGCTGTACACCATTGCGTGCTTGCCATCATGCAGGCTAATGCCTGCCCTTTGATAAATCAGCTTCTGAACATGTTCAAAGTCGGAGTTCGTCCAAACAAACTCTCTGCCTTGCATGTCGTCTGTCGAACTAGATGCCATCAATAGCCTTCAACAGTGAATGCAATGGTAATCAAACGAAAAAGTCTCTGCCTAATCCGAACTCATTCAGACATTGAGACCAGCCCCATCTCTGGAGCGGACATCAGTTTCTCTATGTCCAACAAAATCAACATTCGCTCGCCAACAGACCCAAGCCCTAGAACTGCAGAACTATCAATCACACTTTCGATATCTGGTGCAGCCTTCAAACTCTCAGGAGGTAGTTCCATCACATCACTCACGGAATCAACAACGATACCTACGATTCGATTACGCAAATTCAAAACGATGACGACCGTAAAGGAGTTGTATTCTGATTTCGCACAATTGAACTTCAATCGCATATCCACGATTGGAACAATCGTTCCACGCAAATTCACAACACCCTTGATGAAACTGGGAGCATTGGCGACTCGCGTCGGAGGTTCATAGCCACGTATCTCTTGGACCTTCAATATGTCAATGCCATACTCCTCTTGATCCAAGCGAAAAGTCAAATATTCGCGCGCACCACTTGTGGTGAGATCATTAAGTTTTTCCATCATTCCCATGAGAGACTCCTAGAGCAGCATTTCAATGACGTGACCGGCGCACAAGTGCACCAGTATCGAGAATGAGCGCGACTTTGCCATCTCCCAAAATCGTAGCTCCGGAAACGTTAGGCACCTTCCGATAGTTGGATTCAAGGTTCTTAACAACAACCTGTTGCTGCCCCAGAAGCTCATCGACCAAAAGTGCAACTCGGCTACCGTCAGCCTCAACGACAACCATGATGTCACTGGACTTTTCAAAGTCGAAGCGCGGGATTTGAAACACCTTTTCCAACTCAATCACTGGCATGTATTCATCGCGCACTTTTACCAGCTGAGAACCCTGCCCCACTGTACTTACTGCATCTGCCTTAACTTGGAAAGACTCGATAACAGAGGAAAGTGGGAGTATGTAGACCTCTTCTCCCACTCCTACAGACATGCCATCCATGATGGCGAGCGTGAGTGGCAAGCGCACCGACACCTTCATGCCGTAGCCTTCAGCGGAATCGATATCCACAGTGCCGTTCAACGCGGTAATGTTCTTCTTCACCACATCCATGCCCACCCCGCGACCCGAGACATCCGTAACCACTGCCGCAGTTGAGAAGCCGGGCGCAAAGATTAGTTGCCAAACCTCTGCGTCAGACATTTGATCCGAAACGTCAAGTCCACGCTCTCTGGCTTTATTCAAAATTTTTGTACGCGAAAGTCCTCGGCCGTCATCACGCACTTCGATCACGATGGATCCGCCTTGGTGTGAGGCAGACAAGGTAATCGTGCCGGACTCCGACTTGCCAGCAGCTATGCGCTCTGCTGGCATCTCGATACCATGATCACAACTATTGCGCACAAGGTGAGTCAATGGGTCGGTAATTTTCTCAACCAAGCCTTTGTCCAACTCAGTAGCTTCACCTTGGGTTACAAATTCCACTTTCTTGCCCAGCTTACCGGCCAAGTCACGCAACATGCGTGGAAACCGGCTGAAAACGATCGACATTGGAATCATCCGAATCGACATCACAGACTCTTGAAGATCTCTGGTATTCCGATCCAGATCCGCCAATCCGGTTAACAGCTGCTGGTACACGGCAGGGTCCAATGCTCTGCTGTTCTGAGCAAGCATTGCTTGTGTAATTACAAGCTCTCCAACAAGGTTGATAAGCTGATCAACCTTGCTGATCGCAACCCGAATAGTTGCCGCTTCAGGCTGTGCCACGGCTGCCGGGTTAACTTTGGCAGGGACTTTCGCAACGGTAGCGACCTCTTGTGCGACAGATGGAGCAGCTATTGGCTCAACCGAAACACCGGGCGCTCCGGGAGAGCCATCAAAGAAACCGAAACCAGCCTCCGGCGCTCCCTTCGTTTCGGCGGTGCCACTAGCCACAGCGGGGGCCCCAGCAGCGCCATCAAAG
Encoded here:
- a CDS encoding chemotaxis protein CheW, which translates into the protein MGMMEKLNDLTTSGAREYLTFRLDQEEYGIDILKVQEIRGYEPPTRVANAPSFIKGVVNLRGTIVPIVDMRLKFNCAKSEYNSFTVVIVLNLRNRIVGIVVDSVSDVMELPPESLKAAPDIESVIDSSAVLGLGSVGERMLILLDIEKLMSAPEMGLVSMSE
- a CDS encoding CheR family methyltransferase encodes the protein MASSSTDDMQGREFVWTNSDFEHVQKLIYQRAGISLHDGKHAMVYSRLSRRLRETGHQSFKDYLRWLESTDGPEWQEFVNALTTNLTSFFREGHHFQILSDYLKSDKFTGECKIWCSAASTGEEPYSIAMTAVEALGSTKNFSLAASDIDSKVLHAAAQGVYRADALKGIDQGRLQRFFLKGKAGNAGMARVKPELREKIDFLMVNLIKNDWPFRDLFDVVFCRNVMIYFDAATQRQVLERIHKVMKPGGLLFVGHAENFSDSRDLFALKGKTVYERV
- a CDS encoding chemotaxis protein CheA; its protein translation is MAETHQDGGAGGDFDLSQFYQIFFEEAGENLDQMEQMLLNLNLETADDEELNGIFRCAHSVKGGAATFGFADVAELTHQMESLLDRLRRHELQPTAAMVDVLLESADASRSLLARHQAGDEGEALPTADLVKRISVLAAGGTLEVQKPVAAPVVPKQEAPVSKAKASGPRSLQITVGPLDKPEQADAIQELFRDIPGLGDIKPVVSPKAGFRVFQAETSSTDEELLDLFAFHVSREKVQIEITGGQPHADPGFGFFDGAAGAPAVASGTAETKGAPEAGFGFFDGSPGAPGVSVEPIAAPSVAQEVATVAKVPAKVNPAAVAQPEAATIRVAISKVDQLINLVGELVITQAMLAQNSRALDPAVYQQLLTGLADLDRNTRDLQESVMSIRMIPMSIVFSRFPRMLRDLAGKLGKKVEFVTQGEATELDKGLVEKITDPLTHLVRNSCDHGIEMPAERIAAGKSESGTITLSASHQGGSIVIEVRDDGRGLSRTKILNKARERGLDVSDQMSDAEVWQLIFAPGFSTAAVVTDVSGRGVGMDVVKKNITALNGTVDIDSAEGYGMKVSVRLPLTLAIMDGMSVGVGEEVYILPLSSVIESFQVKADAVSTVGQGSQLVKVRDEYMPVIELEKVFQIPRFDFEKSSDIMVVVEADGSRVALLVDELLGQQQVVVKNLESNYRKVPNVSGATILGDGKVALILDTGALVRRSRH
- a CDS encoding protein-glutamate methylesterase/protein-glutamine glutaminase; translation: MKKIRVVVVDDSALVRSLLTEIINKQPDMECVGAANDPLIAREMIRELDPDVITLDIEMPKMDGLEFLSRLMRLRPMPVVMISTLTERGAEVTMRALELGAVDFVAKPRIGLVDGIKELSVSIVDKVRIASKAHIKRSFAPKSQGAGSSSHGLEVPASVPVPLGRISTEKLVAVGASTGGTEAIKEVLIKMPADSPGIVITQHMPPGFTTSFAARLNSLCQITVQEATNGTRVLPGHAYIAPGGKQFRIDRSGANYVCVVEDAELVNRHRPSVEVLFQSVAKFVGRNAIGIMLTGMGNDGARAMKEMKDAGSYNYVQDEASCIVFGMPREAILAGAADEVLPLTDIAAAVLSRLKGAGDRYRI
- the cheD gene encoding chemoreceptor glutamine deamidase CheD is translated as MVRQPTAPAGAKILANGRVSRVDQLKAQPRKPGEASFFYADHHFQYDAVKVLPGEYFVSNEEIVIMTVLGSCIAACIWDGKARIGGMNHFMLPDGEGGDGSGRYGSFAMELLINEMLKLGARRETMQAKVFGGGQVMAGFTTMNVGERNTKFVLDYLSTERIPVVSQDVLDIHPRKVCFFPTSGKALVKRLAHSHPETLVVEERRGNAATVAKSNAGGSVDLF